A region from the Lolium perenne isolate Kyuss_39 chromosome 4, Kyuss_2.0, whole genome shotgun sequence genome encodes:
- the LOC127295140 gene encoding proline-rich receptor-like protein kinase PERK9, which translates to MCHVIKAAAAGRASGTLGFKEPKDGADSLTFNNLDLTNDVQPGMSQMFNVSNTVDIRKFQRMAFDSQDYSSGYTHSKINVGLILCLRLLLL; encoded by the exons ATGTGCCATGTTATCAAGGCGGCCGCGGCCGGGCGTGCATCCGGCACACTCGGCTTCAAGGAGCCCAAAGATGGGGCAG ACAGCCTGACCTTCAACAATTTGGACTTGACCAACGACGTGCAACCTGGGATGAGCCAGATGTTCAATGTCTCGAACACGGTGGACATCAGGAAGTTCCAGAGGATGGCCTTCGACAGCCAGGATTACAGCTCTGGGTATACCCACTCCAAAATTAATGTTGGTCTGATTCTATG CCTGAGGTTACTTCTGCTATAG